A single Cellulomonas sp. SLBN-39 DNA region contains:
- the rpsG gene encoding 30S ribosomal protein S7, with amino-acid sequence MPRKGPAPRRPLVVDPVYGSPVVTQLINKVLLDGKKTVAESIVYGALEGVREKTQSDPVVVLKRALDNVRPAIEVKSRRVGGATYQVPIEVRPVRSTTLALRWLTDFSRARREKTMTERLMNEILDASNGLGAAVKRREDMHKMAESNRAFAHYRW; translated from the coding sequence ATGCCTCGTAAGGGTCCCGCCCCTCGTCGTCCGCTCGTCGTCGACCCCGTCTACGGCTCGCCGGTCGTCACGCAGCTCATCAACAAGGTCCTCCTCGACGGCAAGAAGACCGTCGCGGAGTCGATCGTGTACGGCGCCCTCGAGGGCGTCCGCGAGAAGACGCAGTCCGACCCGGTCGTCGTGCTCAAGCGCGCGCTGGACAACGTGCGTCCGGCCATCGAGGTCAAGTCCCGCCGCGTCGGTGGCGCGACCTACCAGGTGCCGATCGAGGTGCGCCCCGTGCGCTCCACGACGCTGGCGCTGCGCTGGCTCACGGACTTCTCGCGCGCACGCCGCGAGAAGACCATGACCGAGCGCCTCATGAACGAGATCCTCGACGCCTCCAACGGGCTCGGGGCGGCGGTCAAGCGCCGTGAGGACATGCACAAGATGGCCGAGTCCAACCGGGCGTTCGCGCACTACCGCTGGTGA
- the rpsL gene encoding 30S ribosomal protein S12, with protein MPTIQQLVRKGRQAKTNKSKTPALKGSPQRRGVCTRVYTTTPKKPNSALRKVARVRLSSGIEVTAYIPGVGHNLQEHSIVLVRGGRVKDLPGVRYKIVRGALDTQGVKNRKQARSRYGAKKG; from the coding sequence GTGCCTACGATCCAGCAGCTGGTCCGCAAGGGCCGGCAGGCGAAGACGAACAAGTCGAAGACGCCTGCCCTCAAGGGCTCCCCGCAGCGCCGTGGCGTGTGCACCCGCGTGTACACGACCACCCCCAAGAAGCCGAACTCCGCGCTGCGCAAGGTCGCGCGCGTGCGCCTGTCCTCGGGCATCGAGGTCACGGCCTACATCCCGGGCGTCGGCCACAACCTCCAGGAGCACTCGATCGTGCTCGTCCGCGGTGGTCGTGTGAAGGACCTGCCCGGTGTCCGCTACAAGATCGTGCGCGGCGCTCTCGACACGCAGGGCGTGAAGAACCGCAAGCAGGCGCGCAGCCGCTACGGCGCGAAGAAGGGCTGA
- a CDS encoding DNA-directed RNA polymerase subunit beta', translated as MLDVNVFDELRIGLATADDIRAWSHGEVKKPETINYRTLKPEKDGLFCEKIFGPTRDWECYCGKYKRVRFKGIICERCGVEVTRSKVRRERMGHIELAAPVTHIWFFKGVPSRLGYLLDLAPKDLEKVIYFAAYMITWVDVDGRQEDLPNLQNEIDLEKKEIADRRDNDINARASKLEADLAELEAEGAKADARRKVRDSAEREMASLRKRADAELDRLEQVWDRFKNLKVADLEGDEMLYRQLQDRYGNYFEGSMGAAAIQKRLEAFDLEAEAASLRETIRSGKGQRKTRALKRLKVVNAFLTTTNSPTGMVLDAVPVIPPDLRPMVQLDGGRFATSDLNDLYRRVINRNNRLKRLLDLGAPEIIVNNEKRMLQEAVDSLFDNGRRGRPVTGPGNRPLKSISDMLKGKQGRFRQNLLGKRVDYSGRSVIVVGPQLKLHQCGLPKQMALELFKPFVMKRLVDLNHAQNIKSAKRMVERARPVVWDVLEEVITEHPVLLNRAPTLHRLGIQAFEPQLVEGKAIHLHPLVCAAFNADFDGDQMAVHLPLSAEAQAEARILMLSSNNILKPSDGRPVTMPSQDMIIGLYHLTSDRPDALGTGRAFSSVSEAIMAFDQGSLDLNAVVRILMDDLVLDEERAPEGWAPGQTLMFETTLGRALFNELLPVDYPYENGVVDKKRLSVIVNDLAERYPKVEVAASLDALKEAGFRWATRSGVTIAISDVATPAVKQTILDEHEARAAKVQGQYEKGLITDDERRQELIEIWTQATDKVAKAMQENFPARNTVYRMVGSGARGNWMQVRQIAGMRGLVANPKGEIIPRPIKSNYREGLSVLEYFIATHGARKGLADTALRTADSGYLTRRLVDVSQDVIVREDDCGTERGLTMPIGVAAADGSLRRHDKVETSVYSRTLATEVSVGDEVVGRPGDDVGDVLLDRLLEAGVTELKIRSVLTCESRVGTCAKCYGRSLATGKLVDIGEAVGIIAAQSIGEPGTQLTMRTFHTGGVASADDITQGLPRVQELFEARTPKGEAPIAEFSGRVTIEEGDRSRSIVLTPDDGSEEIRYPITKRSRLLVQDGDHVAVGTQLVQGAVDPKKVLRILGPRATQKHLVDEVQEVYRSQGVDIHDKHIEVIVRQMLRRVTVLDSGETGLLPGELAERGRFEDFNRKAVSEGAQPAAGRPELMGITKASLATDSWLSAASFQETTKVLTEAAMSSRSDPLLGLKENVILGKLIPAGTGLPRYRQVSVEPTEAAKAELYPAFGYDEIDFPALGLGTGEAIPLEDIDFGDYR; from the coding sequence TTGCTCGACGTCAACGTCTTCGACGAGCTGCGCATCGGCCTGGCCACGGCCGACGACATCCGTGCCTGGTCGCACGGCGAGGTGAAGAAGCCCGAGACCATCAACTACCGCACCCTCAAGCCGGAGAAGGACGGGCTCTTCTGCGAGAAGATCTTCGGCCCCACCCGGGACTGGGAGTGCTACTGCGGCAAGTACAAGCGCGTGCGCTTCAAGGGCATCATCTGCGAGCGCTGCGGCGTCGAGGTGACCCGCTCGAAGGTCCGCCGTGAGCGGATGGGCCACATCGAGCTCGCCGCCCCCGTCACGCACATCTGGTTCTTCAAGGGCGTCCCGTCGCGCCTGGGCTACCTGCTCGACCTGGCGCCGAAGGACCTGGAGAAGGTCATCTACTTCGCGGCCTACATGATCACGTGGGTCGACGTGGACGGTCGCCAGGAGGACCTCCCGAACCTCCAGAACGAGATCGACCTGGAGAAGAAGGAGATCGCGGACCGCCGTGACAACGACATCAACGCCCGCGCGAGCAAGCTCGAGGCCGACCTGGCCGAGCTCGAGGCCGAGGGTGCCAAGGCCGACGCGCGCCGCAAGGTGCGTGACTCCGCCGAGCGCGAGATGGCGTCGCTGCGCAAGCGGGCCGACGCCGAGCTCGACCGGCTCGAGCAGGTCTGGGACCGCTTCAAGAACCTCAAGGTCGCCGACCTCGAGGGCGACGAGATGCTGTACCGCCAGCTGCAGGACCGGTACGGCAACTACTTCGAGGGCTCGATGGGCGCCGCGGCGATCCAGAAGCGCCTCGAGGCGTTCGACCTGGAGGCGGAGGCCGCGTCGCTGCGCGAGACCATCCGCAGCGGCAAGGGCCAGCGCAAGACCCGTGCCCTCAAGCGGCTGAAGGTCGTCAACGCGTTCCTCACGACGACGAACTCGCCCACGGGCATGGTCCTCGACGCCGTCCCGGTCATCCCGCCGGACCTGCGTCCCATGGTCCAGCTCGACGGTGGCCGCTTCGCCACGTCGGACCTGAACGACCTCTACCGCCGCGTCATCAACCGGAACAACCGCCTCAAGCGGCTCCTGGACCTGGGCGCGCCGGAGATCATCGTGAACAACGAGAAGCGGATGCTCCAGGAGGCCGTGGACTCGCTGTTCGACAACGGCCGCCGCGGCCGCCCCGTCACGGGCCCCGGCAACCGTCCGCTGAAGTCGATCTCCGACATGCTCAAGGGCAAGCAGGGCCGGTTCCGCCAGAACCTGCTCGGCAAGCGCGTCGACTACTCGGGCCGTTCGGTCATCGTCGTCGGCCCGCAGCTCAAGCTGCACCAGTGCGGCCTGCCCAAGCAGATGGCGCTCGAGCTGTTCAAGCCGTTCGTGATGAAGCGCCTGGTGGACCTCAACCACGCGCAGAACATCAAGTCGGCCAAGCGCATGGTCGAGCGCGCGCGCCCGGTCGTGTGGGACGTGCTCGAGGAGGTCATCACCGAGCACCCGGTGCTGCTGAACCGTGCACCGACGCTGCACCGTCTGGGCATCCAGGCGTTCGAGCCCCAGCTCGTCGAGGGCAAGGCGATCCACCTGCACCCGCTCGTCTGCGCCGCGTTCAACGCGGACTTCGACGGTGACCAGATGGCCGTCCACCTGCCGCTGAGCGCGGAGGCGCAGGCCGAGGCCCGCATCCTCATGCTCTCGAGCAACAACATCCTCAAGCCGTCGGACGGTCGTCCGGTGACCATGCCCTCGCAGGACATGATCATCGGCCTGTACCACCTGACGTCGGACCGCCCCGACGCGCTCGGCACGGGCCGGGCGTTCAGCTCGGTCTCCGAGGCGATCATGGCGTTCGACCAGGGGTCGCTCGACCTCAACGCGGTCGTGCGCATCCTCATGGACGACCTCGTCCTCGACGAGGAGCGCGCGCCCGAGGGCTGGGCTCCCGGTCAGACCCTGATGTTCGAGACGACGCTCGGCCGTGCGCTCTTCAACGAGCTGCTGCCGGTCGACTACCCGTACGAGAACGGTGTCGTCGACAAGAAGCGTCTGTCGGTCATCGTCAACGACCTCGCCGAGCGCTACCCGAAGGTCGAGGTCGCCGCCTCGCTCGACGCGCTGAAGGAGGCAGGCTTCCGCTGGGCCACCCGCTCGGGCGTCACGATCGCGATCTCCGACGTCGCGACGCCGGCGGTCAAGCAGACGATCCTCGACGAGCACGAGGCGCGTGCGGCGAAGGTGCAGGGCCAGTACGAGAAGGGCCTCATCACCGACGACGAGCGTCGCCAGGAGCTCATCGAGATCTGGACGCAGGCCACCGACAAGGTCGCCAAGGCGATGCAGGAGAACTTCCCTGCGCGCAACACGGTGTACCGGATGGTCGGCTCGGGCGCCCGAGGCAACTGGATGCAGGTGCGTCAGATCGCCGGCATGCGTGGCCTCGTGGCCAACCCGAAGGGCGAGATCATCCCGCGCCCGATCAAGTCGAACTACCGCGAGGGGCTGTCGGTCCTCGAGTACTTCATCGCCACGCACGGCGCCCGCAAGGGTCTGGCGGACACCGCGCTGCGGACCGCCGACTCCGGGTACCTCACGCGTCGTCTGGTGGACGTCTCGCAGGACGTCATCGTCCGCGAGGACGACTGCGGGACCGAGCGCGGCCTGACCATGCCGATCGGCGTGGCGGCGGCGGACGGCTCGCTGCGCCGCCACGACAAGGTCGAGACGTCCGTGTACTCGCGGACGCTCGCCACCGAGGTCTCGGTGGGCGACGAGGTCGTGGGCCGTCCGGGCGACGACGTCGGCGACGTCCTGCTCGACCGGCTCCTCGAGGCCGGCGTGACGGAGCTGAAGATCCGGTCCGTGCTCACGTGCGAGTCGCGCGTCGGCACGTGCGCGAAGTGCTACGGGCGGTCGCTGGCGACGGGCAAGCTCGTCGACATCGGTGAGGCCGTCGGCATCATCGCGGCGCAGTCGATCGGTGAGCCGGGCACCCAGCTGACGATGCGGACGTTCCACACCGGTGGTGTGGCCTCGGCCGACGACATCACGCAGGGTCTGCCCCGTGTCCAGGAGCTCTTCGAGGCCCGCACCCCCAAGGGTGAGGCGCCGATCGCGGAGTTCTCGGGCCGGGTCACGATCGAGGAGGGCGACCGCTCGCGCTCGATCGTCCTGACCCCGGACGACGGCTCGGAGGAGATCCGGTACCCGATCACCAAGCGGTCGCGCCTGCTCGTGCAGGACGGCGACCACGTGGCGGTCGGCACCCAGCTCGTCCAGGGTGCGGTCGACCCGAAGAAGGTGCTGCGCATCCTCGGCCCCCGGGCGACGCAGAAGCACCTGGTCGACGAGGTGCAGGAGGTCTACCGCTCGCAGGGCGTGGACATCCACGACAAGCACATCGAGGTCATCGTGCGGCAGATGCTGCGCCGCGTGACCGTGCTCGACTCGGGCGAGACGGGCCTGCTGCCCGGCGAGCTCGCCGAGCGCGGCCGCTTCGAGGACTTCAACCGCAAGGCGGTCTCCGAGGGCGCGCAGCCCGCGGCAGGTCGGCCGGAGCTCATGGGCATCACGAAGGCGTCGCTCGCGACGGACTCGTGGCTGTCGGCGGCCTCCTTCCAGGAGACCACCAAGGTGCTCACCGAGGCCGCGATGTCGAGCCGTTCGGACCCGCTGCTGGGCCTGAAGGAGAACGTCATCCTCGGCAAGCTCATCCCGGCGGGCACGGGTCTGCCCCGCTACCGCCAGGTGAGCGTGGAGCCGACCGAGGCGGCGAAGGCCGAGCTGTACCCGGCGTTCGGCTACGACGAGATCGACTTCCCGGCGCTCGGTCTGGGCACCGGCGAGGCGATCCCGCTCGAGGACATCGACTTCGGCGACTACCGCTGA
- the rpoB gene encoding DNA-directed RNA polymerase subunit beta gives MAASRTPSAPSADAIANRTASRRISFAQIYEPLEVPDLLGLQTESFDWLLGNARWQARVAAAVENGRQDVPQTAGLEEIFEEISPIEDFGGSMSLSFREHRFEPPKYTAEECKEKDFTFAAPLFVTAEFVNYTTGEIKSQTVFMGDFPLMTERGTFIINGTERVVVSQLVRSPGVYFERVADKTSDKDIFTAKVIPSRGAWLEFEIDKRDNVGVRVDRKRKQNATVLLKALGMTEGEIREEFAEFPAVIDTLEKDHVQTQDEALLDLYRKIRPGEPPTVEAGRALIENFYFNPKRYDLAKVGRYKVNKKLGQDAALTDSVLSLSDVVATIKYLAALHIDKDTLPGSRGGEQIDVRVETDDIDHFGNRRIRAVGELIQNQVRTGLSRMERVVRERMTTQDVEAITPQTLINIRPVVASIKEFFGTSQLSQFMDQNNPLAGLTHKRRLSALGPGGLSRDRAGMEVRDVHTSHYGRMCPIETPEGPNIGLIGSLATYGRINPFGFVETPYRKVVEGRVSDEVDYLTADDEDRYVIAQANAPLDGDNVFAEERVLVRTKGGEVDFVPGTSVDYMDVSPRQMVSVATALIPFLEHDDANRALMGANMQRQAVPLVRSEAPLVGTGMERRAAVDAGDVIVATKPGVVTEVSADLITVANDDATTSTYRVAKFRRSNQGTSYNQRVLVDQGARVEVNSVLADGPATDEGELALGRNLLVAFMSWEGHNYEDAIILSQRLVQDDVLSSIHIEEHEVDARDTKLGPEEITRDIPNVSEEVLADLDERGIIRIGAEVAAGDILVGKVTPKGETELTPEERLLRAIFGEKAREVRDTSLKVPHGESGTVIEVRTFSREDGDELPAGVNELVRVYIAQRRKITAGDKLAGRHGNKGVISTILPVEDMPFLADGTPVDIILNPMGVPGRMNVGQVLEVHLGWIASQGWDIQLATEGDLSWKEHVPAVAATSTPRNPVATPVFDGLQEDALSGLLESTLPNRDGDRMVQPDGKARLFDGRSGEPFPEAVSVGYMYILKLHHLVDDKIHARSTGPYSMITQQPLGGKAQFGGQRFGEMEVWALEAYGAAYTLQELLTIKSDDVPGRVKVYEAIVKGENIPDSGIPESFKVLLKEMQSLCLNVEVLSADGVSIDMKENDDEVYRAAEELGIDLSRRPNASSVEEI, from the coding sequence CGCCGAAGTACACGGCCGAGGAGTGCAAGGAGAAGGACTTCACGTTCGCCGCGCCGCTGTTCGTCACCGCGGAGTTCGTCAACTACACGACCGGTGAGATCAAGTCGCAGACCGTCTTCATGGGCGACTTCCCGCTCATGACCGAGCGCGGCACGTTCATCATCAACGGCACCGAGCGCGTCGTCGTCTCGCAGCTCGTGCGCTCGCCCGGCGTCTACTTCGAGCGCGTCGCCGACAAGACGTCCGACAAGGACATCTTCACGGCCAAGGTCATCCCCAGCCGCGGCGCCTGGCTCGAGTTCGAGATCGACAAGCGCGACAACGTCGGCGTCCGCGTCGACCGCAAGCGCAAGCAGAACGCCACCGTGCTGCTCAAGGCGCTCGGCATGACCGAGGGCGAGATCCGCGAGGAGTTCGCCGAGTTCCCCGCGGTCATCGACACGCTCGAGAAGGACCACGTCCAGACGCAGGACGAGGCGCTGCTCGACCTGTACCGCAAGATCCGCCCGGGCGAGCCGCCGACCGTCGAGGCCGGCCGCGCGCTCATCGAGAACTTCTACTTCAACCCCAAGCGCTACGACCTGGCCAAGGTCGGTCGCTACAAGGTGAACAAGAAGCTCGGCCAGGACGCCGCCCTCACGGACTCCGTGCTGTCGCTGTCCGACGTCGTCGCGACGATCAAGTACCTCGCCGCGCTCCACATCGACAAGGACACGCTGCCGGGCTCGCGCGGCGGCGAGCAGATCGACGTGCGCGTCGAGACGGACGACATCGACCACTTCGGCAACCGTCGCATCCGCGCGGTCGGCGAGCTCATCCAGAACCAGGTCCGCACCGGCCTGTCGCGGATGGAGCGCGTCGTGCGCGAGCGCATGACGACGCAGGACGTCGAGGCGATCACCCCGCAGACGCTGATCAACATCCGCCCCGTCGTGGCCTCCATCAAGGAGTTCTTCGGGACGAGCCAGCTGTCGCAGTTCATGGACCAGAACAACCCGCTGGCGGGCCTGACCCACAAGCGGCGCCTGTCGGCCCTGGGCCCGGGCGGTCTGTCCCGTGACCGTGCCGGCATGGAGGTCCGTGACGTCCACACGTCGCACTACGGCCGCATGTGCCCGATCGAGACCCCTGAGGGCCCGAACATCGGCCTCATCGGCTCGCTCGCCACGTACGGGCGGATCAACCCGTTCGGCTTCGTCGAGACCCCGTACCGCAAGGTCGTCGAGGGTCGCGTCAGCGACGAGGTGGACTACCTCACCGCCGACGACGAGGACCGCTACGTCATCGCCCAGGCGAACGCGCCGCTCGACGGCGACAACGTGTTCGCCGAGGAGCGCGTGCTCGTGCGGACCAAGGGCGGCGAGGTCGACTTCGTGCCCGGCACGTCCGTCGACTACATGGACGTCTCGCCGCGCCAGATGGTGTCGGTCGCGACCGCGCTCATCCCGTTCCTCGAGCACGACGACGCCAACCGCGCGCTCATGGGCGCCAACATGCAGCGCCAGGCCGTGCCGCTGGTCCGGTCCGAGGCGCCGCTGGTCGGCACCGGCATGGAGCGTCGTGCCGCGGTCGACGCGGGCGACGTCATCGTCGCGACCAAGCCGGGTGTCGTCACCGAGGTGTCGGCGGACCTGATCACGGTCGCGAACGACGACGCCACCACGTCGACGTACCGCGTCGCGAAGTTCCGCCGCTCCAACCAGGGCACGAGCTACAACCAGCGCGTGCTGGTCGACCAGGGCGCCCGCGTCGAGGTCAACTCGGTGCTCGCCGACGGTCCGGCCACGGACGAGGGCGAGCTCGCGCTCGGCCGCAACCTGCTGGTCGCGTTCATGTCGTGGGAGGGCCACAACTACGAGGACGCGATCATCCTGTCGCAGCGCCTCGTGCAGGACGACGTTCTGTCCTCGATCCACATCGAGGAGCACGAGGTCGACGCGCGCGACACGAAGCTGGGCCCCGAGGAGATCACGCGGGACATCCCGAACGTCTCCGAGGAGGTCCTCGCCGACCTCGACGAGCGCGGGATCATCCGCATCGGTGCCGAGGTCGCAGCCGGCGACATCCTGGTCGGCAAGGTCACGCCCAAGGGCGAGACGGAGCTGACCCCGGAGGAGCGCCTGCTCCGCGCGATCTTCGGCGAGAAGGCCCGCGAGGTCCGCGACACGTCGCTCAAGGTGCCCCACGGCGAGTCCGGCACGGTCATCGAGGTGCGCACGTTCAGCCGTGAGGACGGCGACGAGCTGCCCGCCGGCGTGAACGAGCTCGTCCGCGTGTACATCGCCCAGCGCCGCAAGATCACCGCGGGTGACAAGCTCGCCGGGCGTCACGGCAACAAGGGCGTCATCTCGACGATCCTGCCCGTCGAGGACATGCCGTTCCTCGCGGACGGCACGCCGGTCGACATCATCCTCAACCCGATGGGTGTCCCCGGACGCATGAACGTCGGGCAGGTCCTCGAGGTCCACCTGGGGTGGATCGCGTCGCAGGGCTGGGACATCCAGCTCGCGACGGAGGGCGACCTGTCGTGGAAGGAGCACGTGCCGGCCGTCGCCGCCACGAGCACCCCCCGCAACCCGGTCGCCACGCCGGTGTTCGACGGTCTGCAGGAGGACGCGCTGTCCGGGCTGCTGGAGTCGACGCTGCCGAACCGGGACGGGGACCGCATGGTCCAGCCCGACGGCAAGGCGCGTCTCTTCGACGGCCGCTCCGGCGAGCCGTTCCCCGAGGCGGTGTCCGTCGGCTACATGTACATCCTCAAGCTGCACCACCTCGTCGACGACAAGATCCACGCGCGCTCGACGGGCCCGTACTCGATGATCACGCAGCAGCCGCTGGGTGGTAAGGCGCAGTTCGGCGGGCAGCGGTTCGGCGAGATGGAGGTGTGGGCCCTCGAGGCGTACGGCGCCGCCTACACCCTGCAGGAGCTTCTCACCATCAAGTCCGACGACGTCCCCGGGCGCGTCAAGGTGTACGAGGCCATCGTCAAGGGCGAGAACATCCCCGACTCGGGCATCCCGGAGTCGTTCAAGGTCCTGCTCAAGGAGATGCAGTCGCTCTGCCTGAACGTCGAGGTGCTGTCCGCGGACGGCGTGTCCATCGACATGAAGGAGAACGACGACGAGGTCTACCGCGCCGCGGAGGAGCTCGGCATCGACCTGAGCCGTCGCCCCAACGCCAGCAGCGTCGAAGAGATCTGA
- the fusA gene encoding elongation factor G, translating to MALDVLTDLKKVRNIGIMAHIDAGKTTTTERILFYTGVNYKIGETHDGASTMDWMEQEQERGITITSAATTCYWKNNQINIIDTPGHVDFTVEVERSLRVLDGAVAVFDGKEGVEPQSETVWRQADKYDVPRICFVNKMDKLGADFYFTVKTIVDRLKAKPLVIQLPIGSENDFIGVVDLVEMRALVWRGETALGEKYEIEDIPADLQEKAEQYRSELLEAVAETSDELLEKFLGGEELTVAEIKAGIRELTVSSSAYPVLCGSAFKNKGVQPMLDAVIDYLPTPLDVAAVEGHDVKDAELVVERHPDATEPFSALAFKVASHPFFGKLTYVRVYSGRVESGAAVLNSTKGKKERIGKLFQMHSNKENPVPEAQAGHIYAFIGLKDVTTGDTLCDPSAPVILESMTFPEPVIDVAIEPKTKADQEKLSTAIQKLAEEDPTFRVKLDEETGQTVIGGMGELHLDILVDRMRREFKVEANVGKPQVAYRETIRRAVEKIDYTHKKQTGGSGQYAKVQMTFQPLDPAEGELYEFENKVTGGRIPREYIPSVDAGIQSAMQLGVLAGYPLVGVKAILLDGAAHDVDSSEMAFKIAGSMILKEAVRKADPALLEPIMAVEVRTPEDYMGDVIGDINSRRGMIQSMEDATGVKVIRAQVPLSEMFGYVGDLRSKTQGRAVYSMQFDSYAEVPRNVADEIIKKTRGE from the coding sequence GTGGCACTGGATGTGCTGACGGACCTCAAGAAGGTCCGCAACATCGGCATCATGGCGCACATCGATGCCGGCAAGACGACGACCACCGAGCGGATCCTGTTCTACACCGGGGTCAACTACAAGATCGGTGAGACGCACGACGGCGCGTCGACGATGGACTGGATGGAGCAGGAGCAGGAGCGCGGCATCACGATCACGTCCGCCGCGACGACCTGCTACTGGAAGAACAACCAGATCAACATCATCGACACCCCGGGCCACGTGGACTTCACGGTCGAGGTCGAGCGCTCGCTGCGCGTCCTCGACGGCGCGGTCGCCGTCTTCGACGGCAAGGAGGGCGTCGAGCCCCAGTCCGAGACGGTGTGGCGGCAGGCGGACAAGTACGACGTCCCCCGCATCTGCTTCGTCAACAAGATGGACAAGCTGGGCGCGGACTTCTACTTCACGGTCAAGACGATCGTCGACCGTCTCAAGGCCAAGCCGCTGGTCATCCAGCTGCCGATCGGCTCCGAGAACGACTTCATCGGCGTCGTCGACCTGGTCGAGATGCGCGCCCTGGTGTGGCGCGGCGAGACGGCCCTCGGCGAGAAGTACGAGATCGAGGACATCCCGGCCGACCTGCAGGAGAAGGCCGAGCAGTACCGGTCCGAGCTCCTCGAGGCCGTCGCGGAGACCAGCGACGAGCTGCTCGAGAAGTTCCTCGGCGGCGAGGAGCTGACGGTCGCCGAGATCAAGGCCGGCATCCGCGAGCTGACGGTCTCTTCGTCGGCGTACCCGGTGCTGTGCGGCTCGGCGTTCAAGAACAAGGGCGTGCAGCCCATGCTCGACGCCGTCATCGACTACCTGCCGACGCCCCTGGACGTCGCGGCGGTCGAGGGTCACGACGTCAAGGACGCCGAGCTCGTGGTCGAGCGCCACCCCGACGCGACGGAGCCGTTCTCGGCGCTGGCGTTCAAGGTCGCCTCGCACCCGTTCTTCGGCAAGCTGACGTACGTGCGCGTGTACTCGGGCCGGGTCGAGTCGGGCGCCGCGGTGCTCAACTCGACGAAGGGGAAGAAGGAGCGCATCGGGAAGCTCTTCCAGATGCACTCCAACAAGGAGAACCCCGTCCCCGAGGCGCAGGCCGGTCACATCTACGCCTTCATCGGTCTCAAGGACGTCACCACCGGCGACACCCTGTGCGACCCGTCGGCCCCGGTGATCCTGGAGTCGATGACCTTCCCGGAGCCCGTCATCGACGTGGCGATCGAGCCGAAGACGAAGGCCGACCAGGAGAAGCTGTCGACGGCCATCCAGAAGCTCGCCGAGGAGGACCCGACGTTCCGGGTCAAGCTCGACGAGGAGACCGGCCAGACCGTCATCGGCGGCATGGGCGAGCTCCACCTCGACATCCTCGTGGACCGCATGCGCCGCGAGTTCAAGGTCGAGGCCAACGTCGGCAAGCCGCAGGTGGCCTACCGCGAGACCATCCGTCGTGCGGTCGAGAAGATCGACTACACGCACAAGAAGCAGACCGGTGGATCGGGCCAGTACGCGAAGGTGCAGATGACCTTCCAGCCGCTGGACCCCGCCGAGGGCGAGCTGTACGAGTTCGAGAACAAGGTCACCGGTGGCCGGATCCCGCGCGAGTACATCCCCTCGGTGGACGCCGGCATCCAGAGCGCGATGCAGCTGGGCGTGCTCGCGGGCTACCCGCTCGTGGGCGTCAAGGCGATCCTGCTCGACGGCGCGGCGCACGACGTCGACTCCTCGGAGATGGCGTTCAAGATCGCGGGCTCCATGATCCTCAAGGAGGCGGTGCGCAAGGCGGACCCTGCCCTCCTCGAGCCGATCATGGCCGTCGAGGTGCGCACGCCCGAGGACTACATGGGCGACGTCATCGGCGACATCAACTCGCGCCGCGGCATGATCCAGTCCATGGAGGACGCGACGGGCGTGAAGGTCATCCGCGCCCAGGTGCCCCTCTCCGAGATGTTCGGGTACGTCGGCGACCTGCGGTCCAAGACCCAGGGTCGTGCGGTGTACTCGATGCAGTTCGACAGCTACGCCGAGGTGCCTCGGAACGTTGCCGACGAGATCATCAAGAAGACCCGGGGCGAGTAG